CCAAAGACCAGACGTCCCCTGCTAGTGAGTTGGCACAGCCCTGAATGGTCCAGGTCGCCAGGGCAAACTGGTTGCGGAATAGGTCGGCGTCCGCCTCGGGGTTGTCGATCCTGAGGGCTTCCAGGTGGTCGGACAGAGCCGCGACAGAGTGAGATCCGGAGCCCGCCAGGATGTGGCGAAAAGGATTCTCTCTGGGAGACACAAAGGGCGACAGGAGGTTCCTTTCCACCTACAGTACAGAAACAAGAaggaaaaaatgaaatgatggaAAGAAGGACATTTGCTAagctttcttaaaaaaaaaaaaaattaaaaaaaacaattcactgGATTACGGTTTTGCATTGATGATTAAGATAGTgactttttctttaaattacctccaagttaaaaaaaaaacaaacaaaaaaaaaaagtcaaaatatttacaGATGCCCTTCTCCTTTGCTACTTCATAAAAAAGGTGCAGGCGATTGTTAATTTTCACTGCTAGAAAAGACAGCTTCAGCAACATGATAAaagaatttagtttttttaaacccCTGAAAACTTGGTTTTCTCAAGGATTAAGAATTAAGTATTTCTTTGTACCATTAAATATgagacactaaaaaaaaaaaaaagttaaagttttataaaaaaacagCTTAGTTTCAGTTAAACACTCAAACTCTGCTCATCTGCTTCATCAGGACTGTGTAGGTGTGGTTTATGCAGATTTGACAGTGACATGGCAAAATAAGCAACCAACCTCACAAAAGTTATTCCATTTTGATTTATGTGTTTCCAAATACGGATTGGTGCAAAGAAGTACGTGACATCACCTTTTCCCCCCAACTGCCCCGCCCACTTAAAACCAGTGAGAAAAGTGAGGACAAAAATACAACATTCTCATGTGAATTACCCAAAACTGTTCCAACTTTGTCTTACTATGAGCAATGGGTGATCTACATAAACAAACTATTATCTGCCACTGATTAAGAAAACAGGGTTTCAGTGCCTAAACAGTAAAGCACATAAAACTAATTATTCCTTTCTCAAGACACCCCACAGTTAAGGCCTCTTAAGATTTGAACAGAAGCGCATACCCACAAACATGCAGCAATAATATCAGGTTTTTTTGGCACTTATTTAGTCTAGGTCTTACCGCCATTATGCGGTCATTAATGATACGGCACATCTCGATGTCCTCCAGGTCACTGTTCTGGATGTCTGCCACCAGGTTGCGAGAGGCGCGACTGTAGGAGCCAGAGGccgaaaacaaccactgcattGTCAGGTCCTTGGGCAAGAGCTTGGGCTGCATCTGGAATCACACATAGCATCCACAGGGATAATCTGGGgttctgaataaacaaaactaaaaaggGGTGTGCTTCTTCTGGGCACATATGGGTTAGGCTACATAATCAAAAGCAGCAACTggacaaaaacagcaacaaaatcaATTAAAAAGGCATTGAAAACAGGTACATTGGCTACTTAACAAAGCTTGAATTTCAATGGTTGATTATTTTTCACTATGCAGACAGACATGGCATGGAGATGCAGACTCTTTAAGGTAACAACGGTTTGGAAAGTTCAATCCAAGTCAGCAAGAAAACAACGGGACACTCACTCTCTGAACAGCATTGACTTTCATGTTGATCTGAGCCACGCGAAGACGTATAATCTTGTCGTACTTCATCACATCCATCCGCAGCAGATGATCATGCACCAGCCTCAGCGCCATATGACCAGCGAACCGGGTCGCCATTTCAGCCAGCTGAGGCACCTGGCTGCCTGTGGCCAAGTTCAGTTTCTCCCAGGTGTCCAGCTTTGTGCCAAATAACGGGTAGTACTGAGAGAGAAAAGCAAGATCTTTTGAGAATTACAGTTGGGAAAGATACATCCCATGATCCATGATCCATTTGGATGAACCAAACTTTAACATAATGGCTCAATGTACAAGGTTCCCTGGGCTATGGTTATTGGCTCGAAAAGATTAATGTAGTACGACAGGATGACTTACTGGGTTATCAGAGGTGAATCCAAATGAGACTGAGGGAATGCCAGAAAAGGCAAGGAAAGGATATGCAGCATTATCCAACTTCATAGGTACCAACCTGGATAACAAACACATGTAAAATGGAGCTTTAGCTGTGCTTTATCCTGACGTAGGTGAATATTTGGAAAAAGAATAGTAGTGAACATGAGAATGACAGCTATCCTACACATTCCAGCTGCAGATGTGATACTAGTGAGAACAACTTGGATGCCATGGTGATGTATAAACACTGACTAGACACTGTGGATGTGACTGGACCAACAGCCTGGTCACACTTACACATCTGATTCAAAGCTGCCCTTTACAAATTGAGAAGCGAGAGTCCCAGCAGTGTTTGGCAAGTTCACCTGAGGAGAGGACAATTGCATACGTATGTTACAGTACATCTTAACATTCACAAACCAATTGATAAAAGTACTTAACTAATGACAACACTGCAGGCTTGTATTAAAAGTCTGAGTCTGTGAGAAGCCCTACAGCTGTGGATTTTACCTCGTTCAGAGTGCTCGCAATCAGGCTGTGCATCAAGGGACTGGCTGCCACTTTAAATCGTTTCTGACCTGGAAAAGAAGAATTATATTAGTCATTCACATATACTGCGCTATTGTAGGTATGGGAAGCTGTTAAATATTTAATAGCCTAGAAACCTAAGTAAATACCTGTTATAACTCCATCCAGGTTGATGTAGGAGAATGCTTTCATGCTCAGAGAGGAAACATAACCCTGgatatagaaaaataaataaaaaaatacaacaaaatgaaGGAAAAGTACTAACACCAATCCGTATTGTTACAGCATAAAAGCTGCTGATCAAGAAAAATGTAGTAGGGAAAACCATTAGTACAAAATTAATTGTGCAATTCTCACCTCCAACCACTCGGTGGCGCCAACACTCCCATATTCTCCGGCACTCCAGCTAGCGAACACAATGCTTCTCCTTGGTTTGAATCCGTCTGTCAAGCAGATAACAAATGCATATTTTGACTTTGCATATCCTTTGACCACTTTATTCAGCTGCTCCATGACTAACATCAGGTAGGATCTGATATTAAGTCCATTCTGATATCCATTACATCAATGTTATTTAAGTCACAATCTGGCacaattttacattaaaaactaAACAGCTGCCACTGAGACTTACCATTCTTCACCATGTCTGAAATGGAACGTGCAAGCTCAACAAGGACGCTGGTGCCGACGGTAGACGCAGCAAAACCTGGACCCCATGCATCCCTCTGGGCACCGATAACCACATATCGAtctacagttaaaaaaaaaaaaaaaaaaaaaaaaaaaaagttccttccctCATTATCTTTTTTCAGAACACCGATCACAGTCTATTTCTGATGTTAAAGAAACATCTCATTGTACCTGCATCCACAAAGCCTTTGATCACCCCAAAGAcattatttatctttttctcAGTAAGAATGTTGTTGACCTCCACAGTAATAAGATCGCTCTCTTCTCCCAGTTTGTGGAGGCCTCCCCACCCTGTCGGCACATCCTGACCCCCGAGCTGCCTGTCGGATGCAGACAATAAATATTAACACTATGTAAGCTACCACTGAGTCAACTGTAGTAGACAATCACTGTGCAAGagaaatatttaatatataagtGCATTGTTTCAGGTGGTTTACAGCATGTGGGAGCCTTACCTCAGAATGCCGATAGCCATGCCTGCTGTGATGGTCTGAGCCAAGATTTTTGGGAGGCCTGAAGACTGGACAGGTGGAAACTGGGTGTGGTTGAAGGAGGGGAAGCCTGGGGTGTAGGGATCCCCTGAACCCATGTGGACCTGTGGGAAGCGGACAGGAGATGGTTAGATGGAAAGAGATGTTTTACAGAGTTTGCCAACAGCTATGATACTGACATTTTGAATGCTTTTGTGTTCCTGAGTAATCTTCTCAGCAGCCTGGAGCCTTACCCTTCAGCttctaaattaaaaattaagaaaataatatGGAAAAAAACTATTGACTTCTAAACAACCAAGATTATCAGGGGGGAATCACCCTACATGCTCTTATAAAAGGCTTTTCGAGCACAAAATACAAACTAAGCAGGGAACCTAGGGAACCAATAGGTGTCTTACAAGTTGTTTGATGCATTTAATAGCATCAATacactaaataaaatatgtacCATATGTCTATCCAGTGGGTTTCATCTTCCAATATTCTGCTTCTAAACTGTCCACACTTACATGTCCAAAGAGCTGAGTTGTGTCTAAAATCGAGTAATCAGTGTCTGGGTAGATCAACACAGCAGCGGCACCCATTTTGGCAGCATTTGCTACCTGTaagcaaaaaggaaacaaggtcatggaaattattattgttactaACTGCAAAATTACTTGGTGTGAGGAAAAGAACGTTTACAGTAATATTAGTCCTATTGAATTTCTTTCCAAAACCACCCACCTTCTCAGCTAAGCTGATCCTACCAGCTCTGACCAGCATGACCCTGCCAGTCAGGTTGATGCTCTTGTCCCGCAGCAACATCAAGTCGCTGTCCTGCCCGTAATATGCATACAAGGCAGCACCCtggaacaaaaaataaatacattacgGCATTTTGTTTCTACttaattcaacaacaaaaaatgatttACTTAATTAAGCTCAGATTACCGTTACTTCTCCAGTGGCACTGTAGGACAGGAATCCCTCTGGACGCATAGCACTCCCGTTCTTGAAAACAACTCTGTTGGAGCCAGAAGCTGGGCAGTCCTGAACCTTAACAAAGTGCTCATCGGTCCAGCTTTTCATGCCATACTCTTTAAACTTCTTGATCACCTTGTTCGCCAGAGCATCATCATCTGGAGAACCAGCCCGGTGGTTGGCACTGGAAAACTCACTAGGATAGGAGGAAACAATGACTCACTTTTAAAATCGTAATACAAATAAAGAAATTTTGTCTCACTACAATGTGGGTTTTATATTTACCGAAAGAGGGGTTCAAAATTGGCAGCAGTGACTTTTTGAGCAAGGAGCTTTTTGACATCGTTCCAGTCCATTAGGGGTGCAGCACCCGTCTCATGGGCAACAGCTTCATCAAAACGAACCACGGAGGCTGCACAGGTGGGAGCCAAGTCCTTCTTCCGATGAACCAGGTAGCCAATCAAGTACCCTGAAAGTAGCAGTGGCTTCAAATGAGGAACAACAAGCAATAGAGAGAAACAACTGCACTGACAGAGGGAAGCGCAGTACACATCCAAGGACAAACTAAAGGTATCAAGTTACAGCCTAAACCACACAGTCAGCATTTTGAAATGCTATACCACCAAGTGACTATGACAGTACTGTACGTATACCTTTCACTGCCCGAGAAACTTCTTTGACACACATCCAGTAAattatatttcatttcattgtatCAACTACTACATGCCAAAGCCTGACTTCTAGATATAAAAGGTTGCCTTAGTCTCTCTGTGTTGCTCAGAGAGGGAGCAATTCGggattcagtgtcttgcccaactCTTACCGATAATAAAGATGAGGAGGGTAGCGGCGGCCATGAAGAAGAGGTTCTTCGGTGTGCGTCCAAGCTTTTGAGCCACGTAGGGCTTACGGTTGGAGTTGTGATTGCGGTTGTCTCCCACACCGTTTTCCCCGACCTCCTCATCCATGTCGGACGACAGCTTCATCTCCACCTGGCTGTTATCGCCTTCCATGTTCTGGGTCAGGTTGAAACGTGTGTAGGAGTGTGGCTCTCCGTTAAACTGTAATGAAAGAATGATGCAGGTATGAGAAGAAAATATGGTTTATTATTTAGCTAAGAacacctattttttttttttagtagatTTATGGTAACCTATGATTGCAGGAAATTAGCTGGAATCTTTGACCAACGGGGGTTTGTACAATTATGACCTGATGATGTATATTATAGATGTGAGTGTATAAAGATTCATCCTTAAAATGTTCCAACAGCCACAATACAGTTTTTGGTACCACTTTATAATGAGCCatactttaaataaataagtttgtttgtttcaggTTGTAGCTAATGACTTTACTAATGCTAATAAAATCCTTTATAAATGCTTATTTGGTCAGTAATAACCCCATTTCCTACTCCAGCAAGAGTTGCTCTGTTCTTTCCTCTAGCACTTTAAATTAATCAGGAAGACCCTCCAATGGAGCATTCGACAACTTActaactggaaaaaaaaaaaaaaaaaaaaaaacaactctgaaATTCTGGAAGCCCGTCCCCAGAAAAAGTTTGTCGACACCTTTGTAACAGTTAGAGTCTGGCTTGATGGTTTCTTGAGTGAAGGAATCCTTTGTTAAAAACTACCTGGTGGTTTCAAATTTCAGCAGTTTACAGCACATCATCTGACTGTGCCAACAagaattttatttgtattttttaaaagtaaaataagtaGTAAAATACCCCACAATAAATTAAAGAACCAAAAAAAGCTTAGTCACTTTTGTGACTtctgtttttcacttttgtgATCACCCACTTCTCtagctctctctttctgttgtgttttttttaacaaagtagCACATTTAACTTAtcctttcagtgtgtgtgtgcgatatTGTGATCAGAACATTTAACTATTTAATACTTAATATCTACGTTTCTGACAAATCACGGTAAGGCTTTCAGGCCTAAGCACATAGACAATCTAAACAAGCACAACCTCATGTGCCAATAAAAATCAAAACTCTAATAAATATGCACTGATATAGAATGTCAAACAAATGTATAACCAATTTAACTTACAGCAGTTGCTTTCTAAGAGCTAAAAAATAAGGATGGAAGACGACTAAAAAGGATAAGCACTACGCAGCCAATCTTCTACCTCGAGGATCCGTCGAAAGGGAAATGGAGAAGTACTCCGTCTTTCCGTTAAAGTCTACATATTCATtcaaataaagttatttaaaaaaatgttgtgatttaaaaaaaaaaaaaaaaaggttgtgctgggtaaaatataaaaactttaAAGTGTTAAGTAATGTTGAGTTTGCCGTCGAGTTAAAGTCTGGCAGCATGGTGTTCATTTTCAAGGTCCTTAAACTTTCTGTGATTGCTGTCAGTAAGCAGTGGCTGCAAGTTCATTTTGTTGTCCACTTGATTCACTCTTTACTGATGCATGTTACTTTACTTATTACAGGGATATTTTTGACTGAGTTTGTGCCGTTTCTCGAGAACTAGAAAAAGCAATAACTGAtttaccaacaacaacaactatagGTTATAACTTATGAGCCCTGGTACCGTTTTTGTCCCTAGCAATGAGTAGAAAACAATCCCATCACTAATCTTAGCCAAGATAAATTTACAGCACTTACCCGTAAATAATATAACATTAACTGCGCTGAAAATATTCTCAAGTCACTCTGCCCAATAATCATTCAGCATGCGGTTGATAAAATGTCAATAATTATTTGTTCCCAAGATGAAAATGCATTCAATTATGCAACATGGGCATTTATAATAACACTCATTTCAAATGGTAATAATGGGGAGGATAATTCCTTAGAGCAAAGCTTCTTATTGTAGGATTTAGGTTGTAAGACTAGTTCTAATACTCACAATTTTGGATATCGTTGACCTTGCCTGGTCCATTGCTGCTTCAATCTAAAAATGGGAAACAAAAGAAGGAAAGGATTAGTGAAGCATCAGGCCCAAAGATGGATTGATGTTGTTTTCTCTCACCGTTTTAAAAAAACTAACACTCCACCTAAATTATCTCTTTGGTATTTAACACAAATCCCCTGTAGACTTGATAgctataaataaacaatactttaagTCTAAAAGGGATGTTATACTCAAATGATAGATTTTAGGTAGAATATTTTGTACTATAAGATTCTATTTCTTTactgtgtgtacagtgtgtttgGGTTTCAGTTCTGGGAATAATGGGGTGTCCAAAGAACACGTCCCACCTCTTATCCAAATATCCACGGGGTTTCCTTTGCTGCTAACTTGAAAGGCAGCACTGTTCCTAGGCACAAAAGACCAGTGTCCAGCACAGGTCAACACAGATTCCATGCCTCCATGTGAACTCCATTGCCAGAATACAATAACAGAATAACTAGTTTCGATTCGAAAAAGGTGCCAAACAAAACAAGGTTTCAATTTAACAGAGGAACAAAACCTGAAATGCAAGTCTTCTGCATATTTTCTTAAATATTGCAGTAAGAGCTATGCATGTGATGGCCCTCAGGAGAGAGGCTTATGTAAGGTGCTTCATCTACGGAGGGTCAGATGGGTCAAAAACTATCTCTTAGGATTCAAATGACTAATtagtaggggtgttgaaattaatcattgcatcgatgcattGCGATGCGGACATGGATGATTCTGCACCGATGCAGTGAGACAATCGATCATTGCCTACTGAGGTTTCTTGTTGATTTTTCGGTCGGtgcgttttttgtttttgcccgttgtctgctgtgttcagactctgctacattcaggaagtgtcttttt
This Sander lucioperca isolate FBNREF2018 chromosome 9, SLUC_FBN_1.2, whole genome shotgun sequence DNA region includes the following protein-coding sequences:
- the tfr1a gene encoding transferrin receptor 1a isoform X1, whose translation is MDQARSTISKIFNGEPHSYTRFNLTQNMEGDNSQVEMKLSSDMDEEVGENGVGDNRNHNSNRKPYVAQKLGRTPKNLFFMAAATLLIFIIGYLIGYLVHRKKDLAPTCAASVVRFDEAVAHETGAAPLMDWNDVKKLLAQKVTAANFEPLFREFSSANHRAGSPDDDALANKVIKKFKEYGMKSWTDEHFVKVQDCPASGSNRVVFKNGSAMRPEGFLSYSATGEVTGAALYAYYGQDSDLMLLRDKSINLTGRVMLVRAGRISLAEKVANAAKMGAAAVLIYPDTDYSILDTTQLFGHVHMGSGDPYTPGFPSFNHTQFPPVQSSGLPKILAQTITAGMAIGILRQLGGQDVPTGWGGLHKLGEESDLITVEVNNILTEKKINNVFGVIKGFVDADRYVVIGAQRDAWGPGFAASTVGTSVLVELARSISDMVKNDGFKPRRSIVFASWSAGEYGSVGATEWLEGYVSSLSMKAFSYINLDGVITGQKRFKVAASPLMHSLIASTLNEVNLPNTAGTLASQFVKGSFESDVLVPMKLDNAAYPFLAFSGIPSVSFGFTSDNPYYPLFGTKLDTWEKLNLATGSQVPQLAEMATRFAGHMALRLVHDHLLRMDVMKYDKIIRLRVAQINMKVNAVQRMQPKLLPKDLTMQWLFSASGSYSRASRNLVADIQNSDLEDIEMCRIINDRIMAVERNLLSPFVSPRENPFRHILAGSGSHSVAALSDHLEALRIDNPEADADLFRNQFALATWTIQGCANSLAGDVWSLDNEI
- the tfr1a gene encoding transferrin receptor 1a isoform X2 produces the protein MDQARSTISKIFNGEPHSYTRFNLTQNMEGDNSQVEMKLSSDMDEEVGENGVGDNRNHNSNRKPYVAQKLGRTPKNLFFMAAATLLIFIIGYLIGYLVHRKKDLAPTCAASVVRFDEAVAHETGAAPLMDWNDVKKLLAQKVTAANFEPLFREFSSANHRAGSPDDDALANKVIKKFKEYGMKSWTDEHFVKVQDCPASGSNRVVFKNGSAMRPEGFLSYSATGEVTGAALYAYYGQDSDLMLLRDKSINLTGRVMLVRAGRISLAEKVANAAKMGAAAVLIYPDTDYSILDTTQLFGHVHMGSGDPYTPGFPSFNHTQFPPVQSSGLPKILAQTITAGMAIGILRQLGGQDVPTGWGGLHKLGEESDLITVEVNNILTEKKINNVFGVIKGFVDADRYVVIGAQRDAWGPGFAASTVGTSVLVELARSISDMVKNDGFKPRRSIVFASWSAGEYGSVGATEWLEGYVSSLSMKAFSYINLDGVITGQKRFKVAASPLMHSLIASTLNEVNLPNTAGTLASQFVKGSFESDVLVPMKLDNAAYPFLAFSGIPSVSFGFTSDNPYYPLFGTKLDTWEKLNLATGSQVPQLAEMATRFAGHMALRLVHDHLLRMDVMKYDKIIRLRVAQINMKVNAVQRPKLLPKDLTMQWLFSASGSYSRASRNLVADIQNSDLEDIEMCRIINDRIMAVERNLLSPFVSPRENPFRHILAGSGSHSVAALSDHLEALRIDNPEADADLFRNQFALATWTIQGCANSLAGDVWSLDNEI